A window of the Synchiropus splendidus isolate RoL2022-P1 chromosome 6, RoL_Sspl_1.0, whole genome shotgun sequence genome harbors these coding sequences:
- the LOC128760897 gene encoding uncharacterized protein LOC128760897, with amino-acid sequence MPKDVQLEGATHEVHIFADASEQVYGAVAYLRTQSTSVGTCLSFIMARSRVAPKHIQSIPHLELCAALPGAKLAYLIEKELTLNLDRIVLWSDSTTVLTCLQSQSCRYKVFVGVRVAEIQELTEKCTWHYVESENNPADDLTRGKTLASLAEPNRWVCGPTFLLQSPDHWPEQPSLASAEEETELRKVTHCGLTATSPPVTGDKVHNTWQELIDATVQDMYQSETCSPSLIAEHYHQAENQILRLAQQQSFPEDYKLLSAGKPVSAGSRLLTVSPDMDMSSNLIRVGGRFRRLASQDHPSLHLVVLDASHPTKHLLIQKCDNDLHHPGSERVLAELRRSYWILRGRELI; translated from the coding sequence ATGCCCAAGGACGTCCAGCTAGAGGGTGCTACTCACGAGGTCCACATTTTTGCAGATGCCTCTGAGCAGGTCTACGGAGCAGTTGCCTACCTCAGGACACAAAGCACCTCTGTAGGGACCTGCTTATCATTCATCATGGCTCGATCAAGAGTGGCCCCCAAGCATATCCAATCCATTCCACACCTAGAACTCTGTGCAGCACTGCCGGGTGCCAAATTAGCCTACCTCATTGAGAAAGAACTCACCCTGAATCTGGACCGCATTGTATTGTGGTCAGACTCCACAACTGTTTTGACCTGCTTACAATCTCAGTCCTGCCGATACAAGGTCTTTGTAGGAGTGAGAGTAGCAGAGATACAGGAGTTAACTGAGAAGTGCACTTGGCACTATGTTGAGTCCGAGAATAACCCAGCCGATGACCTGACTAGGGGGAAGACCCTAGCATCTCTGGCAGAGCCAAATAGATGGGTTTGTGGACCTACCTTCCTCCTCCAAAGCCCTGACCATTGGCCTGAGCAACCCTCCCTGGCATCAGCTGAAGAGGAAACCGAGCTCCGAAAGGTCACTCACTGTGGACTAACAGCTACTTCACCACCTGTTACAGGTGACAAGGTGCACAACACATGGCAGGAGCTCATAGATGCCACTGTACAAGACATGTACCAGTCAGAGACATGTAGTCCTTCCCTGATCGCAGAGCATTACCACCAAGCGGAGAATCAGATCCTTAGACTAGCCCAGCAACAGTCCTTTCCTGAAGACTACAAGCTCCTATCAGCAGGCAAGCCCGTCTCAGCGGGGAGTCGCTTGCTCACAGTCTCCCCAGACATGGACATGTCATCAAACCTTATCAGGGTCGGTGGTCGGTTCAGACGTTTGGCCAGTCAAGACCACCCATCATTGCACCTTGTAGTCCTGGATGCCTCTCACCCAACAAAACACCTGCTTATCCAGAAGTGCGATAATGACCTACACCACCCTGGCTCAGAACGGGTCCTTGCAGAGCTGCGAAGATCATACTGGATCCTTCGAGGGCGGGAACTGATTTGA